In Alistipes ihumii AP11, a genomic segment contains:
- a CDS encoding hemerythrin domain-containing protein, with product MYKLGRYKQTDRMSDLICENYPMLLVISRFGISLGFGDKTIGEVCEDSGVDTKTFLTIVNLLLDDHTTAEQIDPSLSVEALVSYLQNSHSYFLDFRLPLIRRKLIEAIDCGHSDVSFAIMRYFDQYVAEVRKHMNYEETTVFPYVRSLVQGKSGNGKYHIGIFSKQHDQVESRLAELKNIIIKYYPATGSNELNSVLFDIFSCATDLASHNRIEDNLFVPLIAELERKNGCSR from the coding sequence ATGTACAAACTCGGCCGATACAAGCAGACCGACAGAATGAGCGATCTGATCTGCGAAAATTATCCGATGCTTCTGGTAATCAGCCGGTTCGGCATATCGCTCGGATTCGGAGACAAAACGATCGGCGAAGTCTGCGAGGACAGCGGCGTCGATACGAAAACTTTCCTGACGATCGTCAACCTGCTGCTCGACGACCATACGACCGCCGAACAGATCGATCCGTCGCTTTCGGTCGAGGCTCTGGTAAGCTATCTGCAAAACTCGCACAGCTATTTCCTCGATTTCCGTCTGCCCCTGATCCGCCGCAAGCTGATCGAAGCGATCGACTGCGGGCACAGCGACGTTTCGTTCGCCATCATGCGCTATTTCGACCAGTACGTCGCCGAGGTGCGCAAGCACATGAACTACGAGGAAACCACCGTTTTCCCCTACGTCCGTTCGCTCGTACAGGGAAAATCCGGCAACGGAAAATATCACATCGGCATCTTCAGCAAGCAGCACGATCAGGTCGAGTCGCGGCTGGCCGAGCTCAAGAATATCATCATCAAATACTATCCGGCTACCGGAAGCAACGAGCTCAACAGCGTGCTGTTCGACATATTCTCCTGCGCAACGGATCTGGCTTCCCACAACCGCATCGAGGACAACCTGTTCGTGCCGCTGATCGCGGAGCTCGAGCGCAAAAACGGTTGTTCGCGATGA
- a CDS encoding response regulator transcription factor — MSTSMKIAVAEPSVIIRSGLLSVLGRLTTLNIQILEIAEIAQLGSALCRQKPDMLIVNPALLGMFSLQKIKSEAGCLPMKCIALQYSVTDSSTLKAYDQTISIYDTAEQIKEKLLQLHGSEAGGKEHDALSAREREIVVCVVKGMTNKQIAEKLCLSLHTVITHRRNIAGKLQIHSPAGLTIYAIVNKLVELSEIKETISDSDQ, encoded by the coding sequence ATGAGCACGTCCATGAAAATAGCCGTCGCCGAGCCGTCGGTCATCATCCGCAGCGGGTTGCTGTCGGTGCTCGGACGGCTGACAACTCTGAATATCCAGATACTCGAGATAGCCGAGATAGCGCAGCTCGGCTCGGCGCTCTGCCGCCAAAAGCCCGACATGCTGATCGTCAATCCGGCGCTGCTGGGCATGTTCTCGCTCCAAAAGATCAAAAGCGAAGCAGGATGTCTCCCGATGAAGTGCATAGCGCTGCAATACTCGGTCACGGACTCCTCGACGCTGAAAGCATACGACCAGACGATCTCGATCTACGACACGGCCGAGCAGATCAAGGAGAAGCTTCTCCAACTGCACGGTTCCGAGGCAGGCGGCAAGGAGCACGACGCGCTGAGCGCGCGCGAACGCGAGATCGTCGTATGCGTCGTCAAAGGCATGACCAACAAGCAGATCGCAGAAAAGCTGTGCCTATCGCTGCATACGGTCATCACGCACCGCCGCAACATCGCGGGCAAGCTCCAGATCCACAGCCCGGCCGGACTTACGATCTATGCCATAGTCAACAAACTGGTCGAACTGAGCGAAATCAAGGAAACCATATCGGACTCCGACCAGTAG
- a CDS encoding DUF2023 family protein: protein MSEQEYARFGDMKMFMHHIYEFKKGVRSLVLCTMCRTCASIVAERLRGQQIGYMIQEVSEKKVNLYFGKQECLDAVKTFIHKPLNRLSPEEDFMLGAMLGYDISMQCRRYCDRKSMRKATA, encoded by the coding sequence ATGAGCGAGCAGGAATACGCCCGGTTCGGCGATATGAAGATGTTCATGCATCATATCTACGAATTCAAGAAAGGAGTCCGCAGCCTGGTCCTCTGCACGATGTGCCGTACGTGCGCCTCGATCGTGGCCGAAAGGCTGCGCGGGCAGCAAATCGGCTACATGATTCAGGAGGTCTCCGAAAAGAAGGTCAACCTGTACTTCGGCAAACAGGAATGCCTCGACGCCGTCAAGACATTCATACACAAGCCTCTGAACCGGCTGTCGCCCGAGGAGGACTTCATGCTGGGCGCGATGCTCGGCTACGACATATCGATGCAGTGCCGGAGGTACTGCGATCGGAAAAGCATGCGGAAAGCCACCGCATAG
- a CDS encoding type II secretion system protein GspD: MKNLYLFSILLVWTLCLPAAVSAQSDGTERIAAIRARLDTLTRRDEAYLGEVDLSVGEAPLSELLRSVAQVGGVNLSVRDGANLTVSCNFTRARIDELLLFLCEQYGLDVQVIGNIVSVFPYKAPVAPPPEPSVRFDRSDSTLSYDLIAVPLREVARRITDSTGVNLIVPQTLYERPVSGYIAAMPFAEALGSLAEINKLEVTPVKGSGAWAFSEPPSETGGSPAPASNYVRRRQFAASQLSVDSTGRITAMIDRGNIYDIILDVCEQLKLDYFFITPVNAQTSIYLKNTDAKTLFDLLLTGTAYTYYEEGGVYMFGEAKREGLFSTRIVPMHYRTVDKLAEAIPDNLKKGVQTAAFGDLNSMILSGDQRQVARIEQFLRSIDRTVPLITIEVMIVDASKDVLLEAGLGLGLGTEPTQTSGTLSPGLDMTLGAGAVNSLANKIGLVKLGKVTPNFYASLKAMEQDGTIELRSTPRLSTLNGREAVLTSGEMQYYKETNNTYMGTQNPVQSTSYVWKSVEANMTLSITPYVSEDGHITMTIDLSQSEFTDRTEKEAPPGTTTRSFRSMVRVKNEETVLLGGIDRQSREKSSQGLPFIARVPVLKWIFGTHKNNKQERRLNVFIKPTVVE; encoded by the coding sequence ATGAAGAACCTATACCTCTTTTCGATTCTGCTGGTCTGGACGCTGTGTCTTCCTGCCGCCGTGTCGGCGCAGTCCGACGGCACGGAGCGTATCGCCGCGATCCGCGCCCGGCTCGACACGCTGACCCGGCGCGACGAAGCCTACCTCGGCGAGGTGGATCTGTCGGTGGGCGAGGCTCCGCTCTCCGAGCTGCTGCGCTCGGTGGCCCAAGTGGGCGGTGTGAACCTGAGCGTGCGCGACGGGGCGAACCTGACGGTGAGCTGCAACTTCACGCGGGCCCGCATCGACGAGCTGTTGCTGTTTCTGTGCGAGCAGTACGGACTGGACGTGCAGGTCATCGGGAATATCGTCTCCGTATTCCCGTACAAAGCGCCTGTCGCTCCGCCGCCCGAACCGTCGGTGCGGTTCGACCGCTCCGACTCGACGCTCAGCTACGACCTGATCGCCGTGCCGCTGCGCGAGGTAGCCCGGCGCATTACCGACAGCACGGGCGTGAACCTGATCGTTCCGCAGACGCTGTACGAACGGCCCGTATCGGGCTACATCGCGGCGATGCCTTTCGCCGAAGCGCTCGGCTCGCTGGCCGAGATCAACAAGCTGGAGGTTACCCCCGTCAAGGGCAGCGGAGCATGGGCATTCTCCGAGCCGCCTTCCGAGACCGGAGGCTCGCCCGCTCCCGCCTCGAACTATGTCCGTCGCCGGCAGTTCGCAGCCTCTCAGCTTTCGGTGGACAGTACGGGGCGAATCACGGCGATGATCGACCGGGGCAACATATACGACATCATACTCGATGTCTGCGAGCAGTTGAAACTCGACTATTTCTTTATCACGCCCGTCAATGCGCAGACGAGCATCTACCTGAAAAACACCGACGCGAAAACGCTGTTCGACCTGCTGCTCACGGGCACGGCCTACACCTACTACGAGGAGGGAGGCGTCTATATGTTCGGCGAGGCGAAACGCGAGGGCCTGTTCTCGACGCGCATCGTCCCGATGCATTACCGCACGGTGGACAAGCTCGCGGAAGCGATCCCCGACAACCTGAAAAAGGGGGTGCAAACGGCCGCTTTCGGCGATCTGAACAGCATGATCCTGAGCGGCGATCAGCGACAGGTAGCCCGCATCGAGCAGTTCCTGCGCTCGATCGACCGCACCGTGCCGCTCATCACGATCGAGGTGATGATCGTCGACGCCTCGAAGGACGTGCTGCTGGAAGCGGGTCTCGGCCTCGGATTGGGTACGGAGCCGACGCAGACGAGCGGTACGCTCTCCCCGGGTCTCGACATGACGCTCGGGGCGGGAGCCGTCAACAGTCTGGCAAATAAGATAGGTCTTGTAAAGCTCGGAAAGGTGACGCCGAACTTTTATGCCAGCCTGAAGGCGATGGAGCAGGACGGCACGATCGAGCTGCGCTCGACGCCCCGGCTCTCGACGCTCAACGGCCGCGAGGCGGTGCTCACCAGCGGGGAGATGCAGTATTACAAGGAGACGAACAATACTTACATGGGTACGCAGAACCCCGTGCAGTCGACCTCTTACGTCTGGAAAAGCGTCGAGGCGAACATGACCCTTTCGATCACGCCCTATGTGAGCGAGGACGGCCATATCACGATGACGATCGACCTGTCGCAAAGCGAGTTCACCGACCGTACCGAAAAGGAGGCTCCGCCGGGGACTACCACGCGCAGTTTCCGTTCGATGGTGCGCGTGAAAAACGAGGAGACGGTGCTGCTGGGCGGCATCGACCGGCAGTCGCGCGAGAAAAGCTCGCAGGGACTGCCTTTCATCGCCCGCGTGCCGGTGCTCAAATGGATCTTCGGCACGCACAAGAACAACAAACAGGAACGCCGGCTGAACGTATTCATCAAACCGACCGTGGTCGAATAG
- a CDS encoding RteC domain-containing protein, translated as MKNTQTFSNKMVDLTGMQDYERITAEFNRLTKDYYAKEKNPVQRFRTLRQIRIRLASAKKVYEVAGKESEYIIRLLKNEEEIVLMFASQAKDSDLSPTENRALRLNWSGKQIDLVEIVYGLYVGRCINGGRCGIQEIAAVFERLFGVRLPHIYNRLLAIRNRKNGRTPFLKWLSEQIERDADQKDE; from the coding sequence ATGAAAAACACCCAAACTTTTTCCAACAAAATGGTCGACCTGACCGGTATGCAGGATTACGAACGAATTACGGCTGAGTTCAACCGCTTGACAAAAGACTATTATGCGAAGGAAAAGAATCCCGTTCAGCGGTTCCGCACTTTGCGCCAAATACGGATCAGACTTGCGTCGGCTAAAAAGGTTTACGAGGTGGCCGGTAAAGAGAGCGAGTATATTATCCGCTTGTTGAAAAACGAAGAGGAGATTGTTTTGATGTTCGCATCCCAGGCGAAAGATTCGGATCTTTCGCCGACCGAAAACAGAGCTTTACGTCTGAACTGGTCGGGCAAACAGATCGATTTGGTCGAGATCGTCTACGGTCTTTATGTCGGCCGGTGTATCAACGGAGGACGATGCGGCATTCAGGAGATTGCAGCCGTTTTCGAGCGATTGTTCGGTGTCAGATTGCCGCATATCTACAACCGACTGTTGGCTATCCGAAACCGTAAAAACGGACGGACCCCGTTTTTGAAATGGCTCAGCGAGCAGATCGAGCGGGATGCCGACCAGAAAGACGAATAA
- a CDS encoding RNA polymerase sigma-70 factor, which yields MTESPAYSTETELSELTAFNLLYRLHVSALVNYAERFVDDGTARDLVHDVFVRIWTARRFRMPETEIRRYLFRCVLNACRDHVRHQQVENNFLSKTIAQLKLHELEYHEAHWEHAPDERQLRAVYLEIDKLPDRCREIFRRTYLDGCKSRDIAAELGISQRTVEAQLYKALKLLRRSLTGILTLGGWLVLGRQIF from the coding sequence ATGACGGAGTCACCGGCATACTCCACGGAAACAGAGCTTTCCGAACTGACGGCATTCAACCTGCTCTACCGGCTGCATGTCTCGGCCTTGGTCAATTATGCGGAACGTTTCGTCGACGACGGCACGGCACGCGACCTCGTACACGATGTCTTCGTCCGTATCTGGACCGCACGGCGGTTCCGGATGCCCGAAACGGAAATACGCCGCTATCTGTTCCGCTGCGTATTGAACGCCTGCCGCGATCACGTCCGGCATCAGCAGGTCGAAAACAACTTCCTGTCGAAAACCATCGCGCAACTGAAGCTGCACGAACTGGAATACCACGAAGCGCACTGGGAACATGCTCCCGACGAGCGGCAGCTACGGGCCGTCTATCTCGAAATCGACAAGTTGCCCGACCGCTGCCGCGAGATTTTCCGGAGAACATACCTCGACGGCTGCAAAAGCCGCGACATAGCGGCGGAACTCGGCATTTCGCAGCGCACGGTCGAGGCTCAGCTGTACAAGGCGCTGAAACTGCTCCGCCGCTCGCTGACGGGAATCCTGACGCTGGGCGGCTGGCTGGTTCTCGGCAGGCAAATTTTCTGA
- a CDS encoding GRAM domain-containing protein, which yields MNRTTHIRRSFFWKFALVLGAYRLLVHPGPNASPSYLALNMAGVILLSWIISYVYATWIRQKIARYDRIRPDMEPGEVLLAGSAATYGLHGGRLVLTDRRLIFVGSIFGKKKTVFALPSASVAALDPSGRYGLRLTTTEGRKLTFRLAQASSSLRHAFVRTAHENSL from the coding sequence ATGAACCGAACAACGCACATCCGCCGCTCCTTTTTTTGGAAATTCGCCCTCGTACTGGGCGCTTACCGGCTGCTCGTCCATCCCGGACCGAATGCGTCGCCGTCCTATCTGGCGCTGAACATGGCCGGCGTCATTCTTTTAAGCTGGATAATCAGCTATGTCTACGCGACCTGGATTCGGCAGAAAATAGCCCGCTACGACAGGATCCGGCCCGATATGGAGCCGGGAGAGGTCCTGCTGGCCGGTAGCGCGGCCACGTACGGTCTGCACGGAGGCCGGTTGGTACTGACGGACCGGCGGCTGATTTTCGTCGGATCGATTTTCGGGAAGAAGAAAACGGTCTTCGCGCTGCCTTCGGCATCGGTGGCCGCTCTCGATCCGTCGGGGCGATACGGCCTGCGTCTGACGACGACGGAAGGGCGGAAGCTGACTTTCCGGCTCGCGCAAGCCTCGTCAAGCCTCCGCCACGCTTTCGTCCGGACGGCGCACGAGAACTCGCTCTGA
- a CDS encoding GspE/PulE family protein yields the protein MTLPERIPTEIVQLFASVEAWNYRLVPYARKDGAVLCAGERGRDYASVSQEIEVLSGFRVQIEPVGPDELSLLLNRYYRREETRPISGRTADLSRIGSGQGFLTDLIGEAFDEYASDIHFEPYEERCRIRLRIDGKLVEKYVLDRSGYASIVNQIKIMANMDISERRLPQDGRILYHRGDRKFDLRVSSLPTIYGEKVVLRLLTRHAELLELSNLGFSERQLADYESAIARPHGMALITGPTGSGKSTTLYATLRRLNRESGNILTIEDPVEYTLEGVNQVQLKEEIGLTFGAALRTFLRQDPDIIMLGEIRDADTAAMAIRSSLTGHLVFSTIHTNSAWGSVSRLRDMGVHPYLLSGTLILCAAQRLVRLLCPDCKKEAMLTEPEYEQIYGQPRYSDRKGTGERISEAAAPGDDADANRTEPFPPAGPRDGAGRIPASGRTGPQPAGKAARNDSGHPSPPTGSASCGTGDAPARTHFRPVGCERCYYTGYRGRRAIYEVIPIDDELAEAVRESRPDIAPLLKKRGITTLKDSALDLFLSGQTSLEEVLPLLRE from the coding sequence ATGACCCTTCCCGAGCGCATACCGACCGAAATCGTGCAGTTGTTCGCTTCCGTCGAGGCGTGGAATTACCGGCTCGTGCCTTACGCGCGTAAGGATGGGGCCGTATTGTGCGCAGGGGAACGGGGACGCGACTACGCTTCCGTGTCACAGGAGATCGAGGTGCTGTCCGGATTCCGGGTACAGATCGAGCCGGTCGGGCCGGACGAGCTCTCCCTGCTGCTGAATCGCTACTACCGCCGGGAGGAGACTCGCCCGATATCGGGGCGGACGGCCGACTTGAGCCGCATCGGCAGCGGACAGGGCTTTCTTACGGACCTGATCGGCGAAGCATTCGACGAATATGCGAGCGACATCCATTTCGAGCCCTACGAGGAGCGCTGTCGCATCCGCCTGCGCATCGACGGCAAGCTCGTCGAGAAGTACGTGCTCGACCGGAGCGGTTACGCCTCGATCGTCAACCAAATCAAGATCATGGCGAACATGGATATTTCGGAGCGCCGCCTGCCGCAGGACGGGCGCATCCTCTACCACCGGGGCGATCGCAAGTTCGACCTGCGCGTCTCGTCGCTTCCGACGATTTACGGAGAGAAAGTCGTGCTGCGCCTGCTGACGCGCCATGCCGAGTTGCTGGAGCTCTCGAACCTCGGTTTCTCGGAGCGGCAGCTCGCCGACTACGAGTCGGCCATCGCGCGCCCGCACGGCATGGCGCTAATCACCGGACCTACCGGTTCGGGCAAGAGCACGACGCTCTATGCGACGCTCCGGCGGCTGAACCGCGAGTCGGGCAACATCCTTACGATCGAGGACCCGGTCGAATACACGCTCGAGGGAGTGAACCAGGTACAGCTCAAAGAGGAGATCGGCCTGACCTTCGGCGCTGCGCTGCGCACCTTTCTGCGTCAGGACCCGGACATCATCATGCTCGGCGAGATCCGCGACGCCGATACGGCGGCGATGGCGATCCGCAGCTCGCTGACGGGCCATCTCGTGTTCTCGACGATCCATACGAACAGCGCATGGGGCAGCGTCTCGCGGCTGCGGGACATGGGCGTGCATCCGTACCTGCTCTCCGGCACGCTGATCCTTTGCGCCGCGCAGCGGCTCGTCCGCCTGCTGTGTCCCGACTGTAAAAAGGAGGCGATGCTGACCGAGCCGGAATACGAACAAATATACGGTCAGCCGAGGTACTCCGATAGAAAGGGCACGGGAGAACGGATCTCGGAAGCCGCAGCCCCGGGCGACGATGCGGACGCGAACCGGACGGAGCCTTTCCCGCCGGCTGGCCCGCGCGACGGCGCAGGCCGTATACCCGCTTCGGGGAGAACCGGACCGCAGCCGGCCGGGAAAGCGGCCCGCAACGACTCCGGCCATCCGTCGCCCCCGACCGGCTCCGCATCATGCGGAACGGGGGATGCGCCTGCCCGGACGCACTTCCGTCCCGTCGGCTGCGAGCGATGTTACTACACGGGCTACCGGGGCCGCCGGGCGATCTACGAGGTGATCCCGATCGACGACGAGCTCGCCGAGGCCGTTCGCGAGAGCCGTCCCGATATCGCCCCGCTGCTCAAGAAACGTGGCATCACCACGCTGAAAGACTCGGCCCTCGATCTGTTCCTTTCCGGGCAGACGTCACTCGAGGAGGTACTGCCGCTGCTCAGGGAGTGA
- a CDS encoding FecR domain-containing protein — translation MNGNDTIESLTAAYLEGRLSPEEAERLLETIERDEQARRTLFEMKNLYDMGRMNPLDQRQIEAGWERLVRQTSIRSGENRTAGRTSDRTPLRRMARTALRYAAVALIALSAGFAMSRHVVLHRAAGYNEVAAEAKNHSEVVLSDGTRVTLNASSRLRYPTSFDGSAREVWLDGEAYFDVSRDPRKPFVVHTERQRIRVLGTSFNVMAYDGDTFNIVTLLSGAVQLDVLGTEGSLLESVRMKPFEQCRFDTRTGELTATLLSDEDRNRTWTDGVFRFRDEPLSMIVSRLEKYYGIEIAVDDSLGSVRYTGAFPLEQKITEVLETLNFEKRFTVVQHGNDFALEKK, via the coding sequence ATGAACGGAAACGACACGATAGAATCCCTGACCGCGGCATACCTCGAAGGACGACTGTCGCCCGAGGAGGCAGAGCGCCTGCTCGAAACGATCGAGCGGGACGAGCAGGCCCGCCGAACGCTGTTCGAGATGAAGAACCTGTACGACATGGGACGGATGAATCCGCTCGACCAGCGGCAAATCGAAGCCGGCTGGGAAAGGCTCGTCCGGCAAACGAGTATCCGGAGCGGCGAAAACCGAACCGCCGGCCGGACGTCGGACCGTACGCCTCTGCGCCGCATGGCCCGGACCGCGCTGCGCTATGCCGCCGTCGCGCTGATCGCCCTGTCGGCCGGCTTCGCAATGAGCCGTCATGTCGTCCTGCACCGAGCCGCCGGATACAACGAAGTGGCCGCCGAAGCGAAAAACCATTCGGAAGTCGTTCTTTCGGACGGGACCAGGGTCACGCTGAACGCATCGTCCCGACTGCGCTATCCGACCTCGTTCGACGGATCGGCCCGCGAGGTATGGCTCGACGGCGAAGCCTATTTCGACGTGTCGCGCGACCCGCGCAAACCGTTCGTCGTGCACACCGAGCGCCAGAGAATCCGCGTACTGGGAACCTCGTTCAACGTGATGGCCTACGACGGAGATACGTTCAATATCGTCACGCTGTTGAGCGGGGCGGTGCAGCTCGACGTGCTCGGAACGGAGGGCTCGCTGCTGGAGTCGGTGCGGATGAAACCTTTCGAGCAATGCCGCTTCGACACGCGCACCGGAGAGCTGACCGCAACCCTGCTCTCGGACGAAGACAGGAACCGCACGTGGACCGACGGCGTGTTCCGCTTCCGGGACGAGCCGCTGTCGATGATCGTCTCGCGGCTGGAAAAATACTACGGGATCGAAATCGCCGTCGACGATTCGCTGGGCTCTGTCCGCTACACGGGCGCCTTCCCTCTGGAACAGAAAATCACGGAAGTGCTCGAGACCCTCAACTTCGAGAAAAGATTCACGGTCGTACAGCACGGAAACGACTTCGCGCTGGAAAAAAAGTGA
- a CDS encoding flavodoxin translates to MEHKIGIFYGSSTGTTQSLAEQIALKTGVSKADTHDVADAAPDTIDGYDCLLLGSSTWGDGDLQDDWYGFLDKIKTRDLSGKTVALFGCGDSESYPDTFCNALGTIYEELQPTGCRFVGAYEPQDYAVTDSGVCRDGKFVGLAVDELNEDDKTAARTDRWIEAVKRELS, encoded by the coding sequence ATGGAACACAAGATCGGAATATTCTACGGGAGCTCGACCGGAACGACCCAATCCCTCGCGGAACAGATTGCCCTGAAAACGGGCGTTTCCAAAGCCGATACGCACGATGTAGCGGACGCGGCTCCCGATACTATCGACGGCTACGACTGTCTGCTGCTCGGATCGTCCACATGGGGCGACGGCGACCTGCAGGACGACTGGTACGGTTTTCTCGACAAGATCAAGACGCGGGACCTGTCCGGCAAGACGGTAGCGCTCTTCGGCTGCGGCGACAGCGAATCCTACCCCGACACGTTCTGCAACGCGCTCGGCACGATTTACGAAGAGCTTCAGCCTACCGGCTGCCGGTTCGTCGGCGCATACGAGCCGCAGGATTACGCGGTGACCGACTCGGGCGTATGCCGCGACGGAAAGTTCGTGGGACTGGCCGTCGACGAACTCAACGAGGACGACAAGACCGCCGCGCGGACCGACCGCTGGATCGAAGCGGTGAAAAGGGAACTGTCATGA
- a CDS encoding cation diffusion facilitator family transporter, whose protein sequence is MGHDHHHHLPVDHLNRAFVVGIVLNLVFVCVEFGAGVWLDSVALISDAGHNLSDVVSLVLSLIAFRLARVKPTASYTYGYRKSTVLVSLLNACILLVAVGVILVESVRKLYDPQPVDGDSIAWVAGIGIVINAFTAWLFIRDKEKDLNVKGAYLHMAADTLVSVGVLVSGIVIRLTGWYAIDPVVGIAIALVILFSTSKLLHDSLRLSLDGVPVGIDSERVRRSITETDPRIEDVHHVHIWAISTTQNALTAHVVVRSLDDAEELKHEIKHRLEHEGIGHATLEFELCGEHCAKECPECR, encoded by the coding sequence ATGGGACACGATCATCACCATCATCTGCCGGTCGACCATCTGAACAGGGCTTTCGTGGTCGGCATCGTGCTGAATTTGGTTTTCGTCTGCGTCGAGTTCGGGGCCGGGGTCTGGCTCGACTCGGTCGCGCTGATCTCGGATGCCGGGCATAACCTGAGCGACGTGGTCAGTCTGGTGCTGTCGCTGATCGCTTTCCGGCTGGCTCGCGTGAAGCCTACGGCGAGCTATACCTACGGTTATCGGAAGAGTACCGTGCTCGTCTCGCTGCTCAACGCCTGCATTCTGCTCGTGGCCGTCGGCGTGATTCTGGTCGAGAGCGTCCGCAAACTGTATGATCCGCAGCCTGTCGACGGCGACAGTATCGCGTGGGTGGCCGGCATCGGCATCGTGATCAATGCGTTCACGGCCTGGCTGTTTATCCGCGATAAGGAGAAGGACCTGAATGTCAAGGGGGCTTATCTGCATATGGCGGCCGACACGCTCGTGTCGGTGGGCGTGCTCGTGTCGGGAATCGTCATCCGGCTCACGGGATGGTATGCGATCGATCCGGTTGTCGGCATCGCGATCGCCTTGGTAATCTTGTTTTCCACGTCTAAGCTGTTGCATGACAGCCTGCGCCTGTCGCTGGACGGCGTGCCCGTCGGAATCGACAGCGAACGCGTGCGGCGCTCCATTACGGAGACCGACCCGCGTATCGAGGATGTGCACCATGTGCACATCTGGGCGATCAGTACGACGCAGAACGCCCTGACGGCGCATGTCGTAGTCCGGTCGCTGGACGATGCCGAAGAGCTCAAGCATGAGATCAAGCACCGGCTGGAGCACGAAGGAATCGGTCATGCGACGCTTGAGTTCGAGCTTTGCGGCGAACATTGCGCGAAGGAGTGCCCGGAATGCAGGTAA
- a CDS encoding type IV pilin protein: protein MTRIVSRRLPAFSLPELLVVLVIIGILVLIALPNLMPLISRAKSTEAQQQLVFLHTLEKNNFYTYSKYSASLEELGFEQQPLVTEGGHANYRIEIVEASERGFRATATAVVDFDGDGEYNVWEIDQDKNLKETVKD, encoded by the coding sequence ATGACACGAATCGTTTCCCGACGTCTTCCCGCTTTTTCTCTGCCGGAGTTACTCGTTGTTTTGGTCATTATCGGGATTCTGGTACTGATCGCGCTGCCGAACCTGATGCCGCTCATCTCGCGGGCCAAGAGCACCGAAGCCCAGCAGCAGCTCGTTTTTCTGCACACGCTCGAGAAGAACAACTTCTACACCTACTCGAAGTATTCCGCCTCGCTCGAGGAGCTGGGCTTCGAGCAGCAGCCTCTGGTCACCGAGGGCGGTCATGCCAACTACCGCATCGAGATCGTCGAGGCTTCGGAGCGGGGATTCCGGGCTACGGCGACGGCCGTGGTGGATTTCGACGGCGACGGCGAGTACAATGTCTGGGAGATCGATCAGGACAAAAACCTGAAAGAGACCGTCAAAGACTGA